A genomic region of Manihot esculenta cultivar AM560-2 chromosome 15, M.esculenta_v8, whole genome shotgun sequence contains the following coding sequences:
- the LOC122721999 gene encoding uncharacterized protein LOC122721999: protein MAKPSSRSQKSLKDALIQKESPNTTPRVVIVMDALREFSIDPLRWALENIIPAGCVVTLLGIMPWLNIPLSSKTQEVWALELEEVFMAQDTNEPKMDPKLLKLKQVVDLCETFGVVLQKEVVMGFPLKWMVVEKITSLHATWVVFDRYQKRKRRFFAHRIPCSMVIMNENSEADMIKGQPMIDNGELTPTPFSLIPTPQLIISDGCKAGQGQINNHIMRN from the exons ATGGCAAAGCCATCGAGCAGAAGTCAGAAGTCACTGAAAGATGCTCTGATACAGAAAGAGTCTCCAAACACCACACCGCGCGTTGTCATAGTTATGGACGCACTGCGAGAGTTCAGCATTGACCCACTTAGATGGGCTCTTGAAAATATTATTCCTGCTGGCTGTGTTGTTACTCTCCTTGGAATAATGCCCTGGCTTAATATTCCTT TATCCTCAAAGACCCAAGAAGTTTGGGCTTTGGAGTTGGAAGAAGTATTCATGGCGCAAGATACTAATGAACCAAAGATGGATCCCAAGCTTCTGAAACTTAAACAAGTGGTGGATCTCTGCGAAACATTTGGG GTTGTCCTACAAAAGGAAGTTGTGATGGGGTTTCCTTTGAAATGGATGGTGGTTGAAAAAATTACAAGCCTTCATGCCACATGGGTAGTATTTGATAG ATATCAAAAAAGGAAGAGACGATTCTTCGCCCACAGAATACCATGTAGTATGGTAATAATGAATGAAAACAGTGAAGCAGATATGATTAAAGGACAACCAATGATTGATAATGGAGAGTTGACTCCCACTCCCTTCTCTTTGATTCCAACTCCTCAGCTCATAATTTCTGACGGTTGTAAGGCTGGCCAAGGACAAATTAACAATCATATCATGAGGAATTGA